Proteins encoded together in one Miscanthus floridulus cultivar M001 chromosome 16, ASM1932011v1, whole genome shotgun sequence window:
- the LOC136510206 gene encoding glutathione S-transferase 4-like, with translation MPKNILCTSGGAISPFVSRALLCLEEAGVDYELVPMNMEAGHHRRSDLGRNARTPQVQAELLGAGSMEDSAMVDMWLQVEAHQHHPAAAAIARECIAAPTLAACPTRPYLAGDFSLADLSHFTVMHYFMGTEYAALVEACPHVKAWWEELAVRPVATESMVGGARCAAGGQEGGRVLDKWLRVALFSFSL, from the exons ATGCCTAAAAATATTTTATGTACCAGTGGTGGGGCGATTTCGCCGTTCGTGTCGCGGGCGCTGCTGTGCCTGGAGGAGGCCGGCGTCGACTACGAGCTCGTCCCCATGAACATGGAGGCCGGCCACCACCGCCGCTCCGACCTCGGCAGGAAC GCACGTACTCCGCAAGTACAAGCCGAGCTCCTGGGCGCTGGCAGCATGGAGGACTCGGCGATGGTGGACATGTGGCTGCAGGTGGAGGCCCACCAGCACCACCCAGCCGCGGCCGCCATCGCCCGTGAGTGCATCGCCGCGCCCACCTTGGCCGCGTGCCCAACCAGACC GTACCTCGCCGGCGACTTCAGCCTCGCCGACCTCAGCCACTTCACGGTGATGCACTACTTCATGGGCACCGAGTACGCCGCGCTGGTGGAGGCGTGCCCACACGTGAAAGCATGGTGGGAGGAGCTCGCCGTGCGGCCGGTGGCCACGGAAAGCATGGTGGGAGGAGCTCGCTGCGCGGCCGGCGGCCAAGAAGGTGGCAGAGTTCTTGACAAGTGGCTCCGggtggccttgtttagtttttcCCTCTAA